From the Stieleria sp. JC731 genome, the window AAAGCAAGACACTCCGGTATTTGCCAAGTTGAGCAACGGAAACGCTGCGGCGTTGCTTCCGATCAAACTGCAAGTCCAATGTTTGATGTGTCATGGTCCAAATGACCAAATCGCACCGGTCATTCAAGATCAACTCGCTAAGTTGTATCCAAGCGACGAAGCAACCGGTTTTCAGGAAGGCGAACTGCGTGGTTGGTTTTGGGTTGAAAAACCACCTGCCGGAACGCAGAGCAAAACGGACATCTAATCGTAAGAAAGCAAGTCGATGAGTACGAACCATACCAGTGGTGTGCGACAGTTCGCTAACCTTGGAAAGTGGCTTGTCCTAGCCGTGTTGATAGGCGCGGGGATCTACTGGTACCGCTTCATGCCCGTGCCGGTACAGCCTCACGAGATTGCGGCGGGATCGGTCACCGAAGAAGTAATGGGAACCGGGACTTTGGAAGCTCGCATATCAGCAACCATCAGCCCCAAAATTTCGGGACGCATCGCCAAGGTGCTTGCCGATCAGGGCGATTCGGTCTTCAAGGGCGACGAACTTGTGCGGCTTGACGACGATGAATTGCGACAACAGGTTGCTATCGCCCAAGCCAATGTAGATGCGGCCAAGGCAGCGATTGAGCGATTGAAAATCGACAAGCAAAGAGCCAATATCGTTCTGACGCAGGCGCAGAAGAATCTGAACCGAATCCAAAGCCTGAGAAAAAGCGACGCGAGCAGTCAAGATGAACTCGATCGAGCCTCCGAGACGCTGGGGCTGGCGATGGCCGATGTTTCCCGATCCGAAGCGGGCATCAACGAAGGTCAAAAAGAACTGATTTCTGCCGAGAAGAACCTCGAATATCAGGAGGCGAGGCTGCGTGACACGATCATCGTCGCCCCCTTCAGTGGCCTCGTCGTTAAACGTAGCCGAGAGCCAGGTGACGTGGTGGTACCAGGCAGTGCGATGATGACGCTGATTGCTACCGATGAATTGTGGATCAGTGCCTGGGTCGACGAGACACAGATGTCGAAGTTGCAAACCGGCCAATCCAGTCGTGTCGTGTTTCGCTCGCAGCCTGAGCATTCGTTCCCCGCGAAAGTCACCAGAATGGGCCGCGAAGCGGATCGCGAGACGCGTGAATTCATTGTGGATGTCGGTGTGCTGGAACTTCCGAAAAACTGGGCCGTTGGCCAACGAGCCGAGGCTTACATCAAGATCGCCGAGCCGCAGAGCGTGCCCGTTGTCCCCAAATCGTTTCTTGTCAAACGCGATGGAGCCGACGGTGTCTTTGTCAACTTGAATGGCGTTGCCACTTGGCGAGTCGTTTCGCTGGGCGTTCGAGGTACAGAAACGATCGAGGTGATCGACGGTCTATCGATGGGTGACGTCGTCATCAAACCCGGAAACGAACGTGGCACCTTGAAGCCGGGACTCAGGGTCGTGACGCAATGAATCTCGCTTTCAAAGACATTCGACATAACCTGGGTCGCTTTACATTGACGGGCATTGGCATCGGCATGCTGCTAATGATCGTGATGGGCATGGGCGGAATCTATCGCGGAATCATCGAAGACGCGACTTTGCTTGTCGACGATGTCGATGCCGACCTGTGGGTGGTTCAGCGAGAAACACGTGGACCTTTTGCCGAACTATCCCGAGTTCCGCCCAATCTGGTTCATCGAGTCGCCGCTGTGCCCGGCGTCTTGTCGGCGAGAAAATTCGTTTACCACACAATTCAGCGAGAGCGTGACGGCAAGCCACTTCGCATTGCGGTCCTAGGTTTGGACTGGCCGGTAGATCGAGGTGATTGGATTCCGATCACTCAAGGTCGTTCGCTTCAGCAAGCTCACTACGAGATGATCGCGGACGAATCTTTGGGAATGCAACTTCACGAGCAATTGAAGCTTGGCAAGGATCTCTACACCGTTGTTGGCCTTACCAAAAGCATGATTAGCGCGAGTGGTGACGGATTGGCATTCTTTTCCATTTCCGACGCCCAAGCCATTCAATTCGACACGCCAGGGGAAGCGGTTCGACTGGAACGTTCCGCTCGCGGAGAACGTGGTAAGTCGTTCGAGCCCACCGGCATGCAACCGGAGCTTTTGAAACTCGCTTCCAAACCGGCTTCGCAGCTCCCCGCGTTGCCGAGTGCGCAAATCAGTGCGGTGATGGTGAAGCTCGACGCGGGGGCAAGTTCAAAAGCCGTGCAATCGACCGTCGCGGGCTGGGGAGATGTTTCGGTCTTCACAAGCGACGGTCAAAAGGAGTTGTTACTTCGCGGAACTGTCGAAAAAGCAAAACGCCAAATCGGCATGTTTCGGGTCCTGCTGACCGCCATCGCGGCGATCATCATGGCTCTCATTCTTTACACGCTGACACTCGACAAAATTCACTCGATCGCATTGCTTAAATTGATCGGAGCGTCCAACACAGTCATCTTGGGATTGATCCTGCAGCAAGCATTGGTGCTGGGCGTCGTTGGCTACGCGATCGCCTATTTGCTGGGAAGCCAGCTGTTTCCTCATTTCCCCCGTCGCGTCATCCTGGCCGATCGCGACCTCTTGCAGCTCGCCGTCGTCGTGGTGGTGATTTCGATCGGTTCGAGCCTGCTGGGAATATGGAGGGCGTTGAAAGTTTCGCCCAACGAGGCCCTGACATGAACGCCGTGGAAAAGCACGACACCGCTATCGTCGCTTCCAATCTTACCAAGCGATATGGCAGCGGGAACACCGAAGTGATCGCGATGCAGAAAGCTTCGATGGTGGTTAAAACCGGTGAAGTGGTCGCGTTGCTGGGACCGAGTGGTTCAGGCAAGTCGACTTTTCTCACTTCGATTGGTCTGATAAATCCGCCGACTTCGGGAACGATATCGATTCGTGGGCAGATGGTTCTCGATGGCGAGAACCCGCTAGTCAACTTGCGTTCTTATCGGCGCCAACACATCGGCTACGTATTTCAAAAATCTAACCTCATTCCGTTTCTGTCGGCGATCGAAAATGTTCAGATCGCAATGCAACTCAATGGCGAAACCAGGCGTGCGTCGTATCGCCGCGCGATCGACCTGATGGAATACCTTGGGGTCGCCGACCGAGCTAACAACCTTCCGTCGATGCTTTCAGGCGGTCAGCAGCAGCGAGTCGCAGTAGCTCGTGCACTAGCGAACCGCCCGAGCGTCATCCTCGCCGATGAACCCACCGCGGCACTCGACGGCCATCGTGGTCGACAGGTAATGGAATTATTCGCCAAGGTAGCGCACGAGCAGGGATCAGCGGTCATTGTGGTGACGCACGATCATCGCTCGCTGGATGTTTTTGATACGACCTATCAAATGGAAGACGGCGTGATCTCTCAAACGATTGCCGATCGCTGAGATTCCTTTGTCCCAGTTTTTGATTCGGTTGAAACGGCGCAAGCAATCAGTCTCTACCGCGAACCCTATCTAGTCCGTTGAAGAGGTCGTGTCGCTCTCGATGTCATTGAGTTTGTAAATCAGTGCGCGTCGACTGATACCAAGCTTCTTTGCAGTCTGGGTTCGGTTCCCACCACATTCGTGAAGCGTCGCCATGATGGTCGCCCGTTCGACTTGAGACAACCGGCCGGCGTACCGCGAATTGTCGATCGGCTCGGATGCGATGTTCGCCGGCAGATGCTCCGGCAAAATCACGTCACCTTGGCACAGCAAACAAGCTCGCTGAATCGCGTTTCGCAACTCACGAACGTTGCCGGTCCAGGAATGCGTCACGATCGCCTGGGTTGCTTGGGGTGACATGCGGACTTGTCGATTTGCAAATTGGCTAGCGAAATGCCTTGCCAGCGGCAGTATGTCTTCGCGACGATCGGAGAGTGCCGGAACGATCAATTCGACAACGTTCAGTCGATAGTAAAGGTCTTCGCGAAAGCGACCTGCTTGCACTTCATCGACTAAATTTCGGTTCGTCGCCGCTATCAGACGGGTATCGATTTGAACTGGTCGATCGGAGCCCACGGGGGTGATGTCCTTTGCCTCCAACGCACGAAGCAGTTTTGGCTGCATCTCCAGAGGCATCTCACCAATTTCATCCAGAAATAAGCTTCCACCGTTCGCGGTTCGAAATAGTCCTTGGCGAACTTCCGATGCTCCCGTGAACGCTCCCTTCACGTGTCCGAAGAGCTCACTTTCAACCAACGTTGCCGACAAACCGGCGCAGTTGGCTGTCACCAATCGTTGGGACGCACGCGGACTCCAATCGTGGATCAGTTGAGCGATCCATTCTTTGCCAGCACCGCTTGGTCCTTGAATCAATATCGGGGCCTCAGAGGGAGCAACGACCGCGACCGTTTCGACCAGCCGACGCATCACGCGACTTTCGAAAACGAATCCAGCAGGCAGTTCAGGCAAAACAGTTTTGCTTGGCGAGCTAGTTGTCGGGATTGCCAACGCGTCGTAGACCGCGACTTTCAGCTCTTCGAGGTCAATCGGTTTAGACAAGTAGTCGTCGGCACCACTTTTGACGGCCGCCACGGCTTGTCGAACGTCTGCGTAAGCGGTGATCAAAACGACCGGAACCGTTGGCAAGATTTCACGTATTTTTGGAAGTGCATCGATGCCACTGATTCCAGGCAAACGCACGTCCAGCAAAATCATATCGGGCGGTTGTTGCCCAAGTGTTTCAAGCATCGCTTCGGCGGAATCCGATTCAATGATCGTGAATCCGAGCCCCTGAAAGAATCCGCCGATCAGTTTTCGCTGAGAAGGCTCATCGTCCACCACCATCAATGCGGCCGAGTCGGAACCGCGTTTGGCTGCGGAGATTTTTGTCATGCGTTTATCTGGATTTTCGTTGGCACAAATTTTGTCGACTGCTTGTTCAAGACTCACGCGTTTCGGATCCCGTCGATCCAAAAGACGCTGCCACCTCCATTGCCAGGCTTGTAACCCGCCTCCCAATGATGTGCAACCGCAATGCGACGCACAACGGAAAGTCCCAACCCGGTTCCTCCCGGACGTCGGCTTACATATGGCTCGAACAGCGTGTCAGCGATGTCAACAGAAGCGCCAGGACCTTGGTCGGCAACTTCCAACCGGAACGCACCACGGCGCGAATTGTTCAACGAAATTGTAATCGTACTTTGCTCGGGTGCGAATGCGATCGCATTCTGCAGCAGGTTGAATAGCACTTGACGCAACTGTTCACGATCGGCCTGGATCGCACTTGGTTGATCAAGGCGACGCGTATCCAATCGAAGATGCTTGGCATCCAAGTCGGACTGCAACAGCGTTTGCAACTCCGCAACAAGTTTGTCCAAAGCCACGGCCCCGATGTCGGCTTCCGCTTGACGCGCGAACGCAAGGAACTGGTTGATACGTGCGGTCACTCGGTCGCATTCTTCCAACACGGCTTCTGCCTGTTCCTGTTGCTCTTCGGCCGGTAATCCCGACGCGACCAGCCTCTGCGTCCAACCACGAATCAAGCCTAGGGGGTTGCGAGTTTCGTGCGCCAATCCTGCCGCCGCTTGTCCCAACTCTCGCAGGTGCCTCGTTTCTGCCTGTAGGACTCGTGTCGTTCCCTCGGAACGCGCCAACCGCACCGTAAATTGCCAAACCGCCCCCGCTGCGATGAGTAGCAACGTTCCCAAGGCTACGGTCAGAATTCGATTCCTGGCTTCGCGATCAACCTGAGTAATCAAAGTGGTGCGATCCAAGACAACCGTAGAATGGAATTCCACAACATCCGGTACATTCACGTGCTCAGTAAATCCTCCGCGCAAAGGTGGATCGTTGCGCATAGTAAAGTCTCGAACAACGAGAAGAGTGTTCCCGCTGGTATGTTCGCCAACGGGCAATCTAAGATCAACAAGATCACGGTCACCCGCAAAATAGACTTCGCCAGATCCATCGTTGACGACGACCGCGATCGCAAGCACGTTCTTGGACCTTGCGAGTACCTCAAGCGTGGACGGCAGTTGTTGCCGAACAAACGGCCCGAACCAACGATGCGACTGAACGCCGCTGCTGACGGCGCTGGATAGTGCGTCTGCTTGCGATGAAAGCGAATCGTGTATCAGTCGGCATTGATGGTCATGCTCCGTCCGCTGCCATGCGGCGAACATAATCCAGAGAGCAACTAAGGAGATAAGACCAACGAAATTCGGCTTCGGAATTTGTAGGATGCTTGTTTTCTGCATCGTATTTTTTTACCACGATTGTTCGCCGGCAGGCGACGTTGTCAGGCGATCGCTGTAGCAACGAATTGTTGGTGTGCAATTTCGACCTGTTACAAAGTCGCCTTTTAATCCGAAGAACTGGCTAAAAAGAGCCCTGCGTTTGCGCGGAAAGAAGGACGACAAAAGAAAACCAATTGACAGCGACCTCCTCGATCTTACCGACCGCGTCTCTTGCCACCGCCGCCTTGTCTCGCACCAATCTGTCTTTGTCCGCCGCGGCCCTTTCCAGTCGAGTTTACGATTTGATCGAAGTCCGCTTGGGACAAGAATTCGGCATTGTAGCTTGAACCTTGTTTTAAAATCTGCGACGCGAACGCACGCAAGTGATTTTGCGAACCGTGCATCAAGTGTTGCAATACCTGGCGAACCTGCGGGTCATTGGTTTGGTTTAAGACTTGCCTCAGGTCAGCGATGTCCATCTCTTCAATTTTTGCGCCCACTTTCAAGGCATCCAGCGAGCTACGCGAACCACTCGCCACGAGAGTTTCATAGAGCTGCCTATAATCGGCGAACGCAAAGACGCCTGGGTTATCGTTGAAGACTTCTCCTCCGCCTCCACGAAGCAGTCGCTCAATCGCCTGCATATGTTGACTCTCAGCACGCGAGATATTTCGAAAGATCGGCAGCGTCGATGTCTTGGCCAAATGGGTATAGACATCCCGAGCTAATTTTTCCTCCTCCCGCATGCGAAGCAGGTCGGGTGCGCCATTATTTTCCAGAAGATTCCCAGAAGCCTGGCCCTGGTTCGCCATGCGAGTTCGAGCATTCGCTTGCGATTGCATTCCGCCTGCATTCACGCCACGAAATAGCGTGCCAGTGGCTGTTTGTGTTTGAAGCGCGGCGCGATCTCCCCCACGACCTTGACCTGGGGCACCATTGCCTCGACGTTGTTGCGACAACACATCCGGGGCGGCCATCAAAAGTGCGAGCAATGCACCGAGACTGATGAGTGAGCGTTTCATGGTTTTCCCCTTGCGGTTTCGAGCGTGAGATATCAGTTCATGCCCCTTTAGAATTTGCAAATGAAATACCGGTTCGTATGTGTTGTTCGAGACTCCAAACAGAAAGTTGTCTCACACCTCGAAATCCCCGCGATAAGCCGGACAAAATTATCCAAATCCAATTGCGGAATCAGGATCAGTGATGTCTTCGTACACCCGGGCCTGCAAATTTTGCACAGCTCCGAAGACGAGGTACTGCAAGTGTTGCACGATCGAATCGCGACGCTCTGACTAGTTGAACGACTGATCGCAAAAATACGCGTCTTGTTTGATTGGTCGTTTGAGTATGGAGACCAGGATTCACGTCGCTTTTGGAGCGTGGTCGTTTGAATTGAAACGTATTCTCCGCCAATTGAACTGCGGTCGGCACAGCGGTTGCGAATAGGCGTGGCAAGTCAAGCAAACCTATCTGGCACACTCGGTGCCCGAAAATGCACACATCTTTCAAGGAAAGAACAATGAAAAGACTTGTTTCGCTAGCGCTCACATTATCGATTGTCGCAGCACTCGGAGCCGCTTTGCAGGGCATGAGTCCAAACGAAGAGCCGACGGAATCAGGCAAGTCGTGTTGCCAGAAGTTTGCGGTAGCTCCAGAAGTCGTTGCGTCATTACCCAGTAAAGACAGTGACTCGACAAACAGTGACTCGACAAAATGCGGCGTTGGCCTATGCCCAATCTCCAAGGAAACACCAAGCTGCTGCGAAGGCTCGGCCACAACAAACTTGATCTCCACTGATGTCGGCAACGAACCGCAATGCAAAAATTGCAAGGAACAATGCAGCACTTGCGCGGGAGCGAGCAAAGCGGCGGAGACCGCCAAAAGCGACCAGCCGGTATCCACACGAAAGAAGGCGGGAAGCAATGGAGGCATGGGGCAAGGTCACGCGGGTGATTTGCAACACCAAAAAGATCACCAAGAATTTTTCTTTCTGATTGAACACCGCGACTCGATTCGCCGCACCGTGAATGATCTTCCCAACGGTGTCGAAACACTGACCGAATCGGATGACGATGAAGTCGCAAGCATGATTCAATCGCACGTCGAAGCGATGTACGTACGAATGGAAAACGCGAACCCAATTCGAATGCGAGATCCATTGTTTCGCGAAGTTTTCATGAATGCCAAGAAGATAAAAATGGAAGTGGAACACACCGATCACGGTGTTCGTGTCACGGAAACTTCTGACGATCCCTACGCTGTCAAACTCATCCAGGCCCATTCAAAAGTCGTGTCGCTTTGGATCAAGAACGGATACTCCGAGTTGCCGAAGAACCACGCCGCGCCAGCGAAGTAAGACGCAAATCAAAGCGGGATCAATGCCTTTGGCATCGCATTTATATTTAGGGCACCATCAGCCGCATCGCGCGAGCGGTTCGTTGTCTTGATGCATGCCGTTAACCGCGGGCTGGCGCCGCGCGGCTGATGTAGTGCGTGCGTTGCGTAAAGATCAAGAGCTGTATCAACCGTCGCTATCGCGAACACGGCTCA encodes:
- a CDS encoding efflux RND transporter periplasmic adaptor subunit — translated: MSTNHTSGVRQFANLGKWLVLAVLIGAGIYWYRFMPVPVQPHEIAAGSVTEEVMGTGTLEARISATISPKISGRIAKVLADQGDSVFKGDELVRLDDDELRQQVAIAQANVDAAKAAIERLKIDKQRANIVLTQAQKNLNRIQSLRKSDASSQDELDRASETLGLAMADVSRSEAGINEGQKELISAEKNLEYQEARLRDTIIVAPFSGLVVKRSREPGDVVVPGSAMMTLIATDELWISAWVDETQMSKLQTGQSSRVVFRSQPEHSFPAKVTRMGREADRETREFIVDVGVLELPKNWAVGQRAEAYIKIAEPQSVPVVPKSFLVKRDGADGVFVNLNGVATWRVVSLGVRGTETIEVIDGLSMGDVVIKPGNERGTLKPGLRVVTQ
- a CDS encoding ABC transporter permease; translated protein: MNLAFKDIRHNLGRFTLTGIGIGMLLMIVMGMGGIYRGIIEDATLLVDDVDADLWVVQRETRGPFAELSRVPPNLVHRVAAVPGVLSARKFVYHTIQRERDGKPLRIAVLGLDWPVDRGDWIPITQGRSLQQAHYEMIADESLGMQLHEQLKLGKDLYTVVGLTKSMISASGDGLAFFSISDAQAIQFDTPGEAVRLERSARGERGKSFEPTGMQPELLKLASKPASQLPALPSAQISAVMVKLDAGASSKAVQSTVAGWGDVSVFTSDGQKELLLRGTVEKAKRQIGMFRVLLTAIAAIIMALILYTLTLDKIHSIALLKLIGASNTVILGLILQQALVLGVVGYAIAYLLGSQLFPHFPRRVILADRDLLQLAVVVVVISIGSSLLGIWRALKVSPNEALT
- a CDS encoding ABC transporter ATP-binding protein — encoded protein: MNAVEKHDTAIVASNLTKRYGSGNTEVIAMQKASMVVKTGEVVALLGPSGSGKSTFLTSIGLINPPTSGTISIRGQMVLDGENPLVNLRSYRRQHIGYVFQKSNLIPFLSAIENVQIAMQLNGETRRASYRRAIDLMEYLGVADRANNLPSMLSGGQQQRVAVARALANRPSVILADEPTAALDGHRGRQVMELFAKVAHEQGSAVIVVTHDHRSLDVFDTTYQMEDGVISQTIADR
- a CDS encoding sigma-54-dependent transcriptional regulator; this encodes MTKISAAKRGSDSAALMVVDDEPSQRKLIGGFFQGLGFTIIESDSAEAMLETLGQQPPDMILLDVRLPGISGIDALPKIREILPTVPVVLITAYADVRQAVAAVKSGADDYLSKPIDLEELKVAVYDALAIPTTSSPSKTVLPELPAGFVFESRVMRRLVETVAVVAPSEAPILIQGPSGAGKEWIAQLIHDWSPRASQRLVTANCAGLSATLVESELFGHVKGAFTGASEVRQGLFRTANGGSLFLDEIGEMPLEMQPKLLRALEAKDITPVGSDRPVQIDTRLIAATNRNLVDEVQAGRFREDLYYRLNVVELIVPALSDRREDILPLARHFASQFANRQVRMSPQATQAIVTHSWTGNVRELRNAIQRACLLCQGDVILPEHLPANIASEPIDNSRYAGRLSQVERATIMATLHECGGNRTQTAKKLGISRRALIYKLNDIESDTTSSTD
- a CDS encoding ATP-binding protein → MQKTSILQIPKPNFVGLISLVALWIMFAAWQRTEHDHQCRLIHDSLSSQADALSSAVSSGVQSHRWFGPFVRQQLPSTLEVLARSKNVLAIAVVVNDGSGEVYFAGDRDLVDLRLPVGEHTSGNTLLVVRDFTMRNDPPLRGGFTEHVNVPDVVEFHSTVVLDRTTLITQVDREARNRILTVALGTLLLIAAGAVWQFTVRLARSEGTTRVLQAETRHLRELGQAAAGLAHETRNPLGLIRGWTQRLVASGLPAEEQQEQAEAVLEECDRVTARINQFLAFARQAEADIGAVALDKLVAELQTLLQSDLDAKHLRLDTRRLDQPSAIQADREQLRQVLFNLLQNAIAFAPEQSTITISLNNSRRGAFRLEVADQGPGASVDIADTLFEPYVSRRPGGTGLGLSVVRRIAVAHHWEAGYKPGNGGGSVFWIDGIRNA
- a CDS encoding DUF2202 domain-containing protein; this translates as MKRSLISLGALLALLMAAPDVLSQQRRGNGAPGQGRGGDRAALQTQTATGTLFRGVNAGGMQSQANARTRMANQGQASGNLLENNGAPDLLRMREEEKLARDVYTHLAKTSTLPIFRNISRAESQHMQAIERLLRGGGGEVFNDNPGVFAFADYRQLYETLVASGSRSSLDALKVGAKIEEMDIADLRQVLNQTNDPQVRQVLQHLMHGSQNHLRAFASQILKQGSSYNAEFLSQADFDQIVNSTGKGRGGQRQIGARQGGGGKRRGR